A section of the Triticum dicoccoides isolate Atlit2015 ecotype Zavitan chromosome 7A, WEW_v2.0, whole genome shotgun sequence genome encodes:
- the LOC119332166 gene encoding 26 kDa endochitinase 1-like isoform X3 has product MGMALAVVAVLATAAMVIACARAVQCGSQAGGATCPNCLCCSHFGWCGSTPEYCGDGCQSHCSGCGSTPVTPYPFGGVSSIVSRSLFNQILLHRNDPACQAKGFYTYDAFIAAAAAFPGFGTTGGIATRKREIAAFLAQTSHETTGGWPTAPNGPYTWGYCYKHERTTSSYCTPSEQWPCAPRRRYYGRGPIQLTHNYNYGQAGRAIGADLLGNPNLVVVNPTVSFETAMWFWMTEQPPKPSSHAVITGQWNPSATDRAAGRVPGFGVITNIINGGIECFHGYDERVEDRIGFYKRYCNIFGIGYGDNLDCYKQRPFA; this is encoded by the exons atgggcatgg CGCTCGCAGTGGTAGCAGTGCTAGCCACGGCGGCCATGGTTATCGCATGTGCACGCGCTGTGCAGTGCGGCTCGCAGGCTGGCGGGGCGACATGCCCAAACTGCCTCTGTTGTAGCCACTTCGGCTGGTGCGGCTCCACACCGGAATACTGTGGCGATGGTTGCCAGAGCCATTGCTCTGGCTGCGGCAGCACGCCTGTCACACCCTACCCCTTCGGTGGTGTGTCCTCCATCGTCTCCCGCTCCCTTTTCAACCAAATTCTCCTCCACCGTAATGACCCAGCATGCCAGGCCAAGGGCTTCTACACATATGACGCCTTcatcgctgccgccgctgccttccCTGGCTTTGGTACCACTGGTGGCATCGCCACCCGGAAGCGCGAGATAGCTGCCTTCCTAGCGCAGACCTCCCATGAGACCACTGGCGGATGGCCCACAGCCCCGAATGGGCCCTACACATGGGGCTACTGCTACAAGCACGAGCGCACTACCTCCAGCTACTGCACCCCAAGCGAGCAGTGGCCATGTGCCCCTCGAAGGCGCTACTATGGCCGCGGGCCCATCCAGCTAACTCACAACTACAACTACGGGCAGGCAGGACGGGCCATTGGGGCTGACCTGTTGGGCAACCCGAACTTGGTGGTCGTGAATCCAACCGTGTCTTTTGAGACGGCGATGTGGTTCTGGATGACGGAGCAACCGCCCAAGCCTTCGAGCCATGCAGTGATCACaggacaatggaacccgtcggcgaCGGACCGTGCTGCGGGGCGGGTGCCTGGGTTCGGCGTGATCACCAACATCATCAATGGCGGGATCGAGTGCTTTCACGGGTATGATGAACGTGTTGAGGACCGAATCGGATTTTACAAACGCTACTGCAACATCTTTGGTATCGGCTATGGTGACAACCTGGACTGCTACAAACAGAGGCCCTTTGCCTAA
- the LOC119332166 gene encoding 26 kDa endochitinase 1-like isoform X2: MVLTLVAVLATAAMVIACARAVQCGSQAGGATCPNCLCCSHFGWCGSTPEYCGDGCQSHCSGCGSTPVTPYPFGGVSSIVSRSLFNQILLHRNDPACQAKGFYTYDAFIAAAAAFPGFGTTGGIATRKREIAAFLAQTSHETTGGWPTAPNGPYTWGYCYKHERTTSSYCTPSEQWPCAPRRRYYGRGPIQLTHNYNYGQAGRAIGADLLGNPNLVVVNPTVSFETAMWFWMTEQPPKPSSHAVITGQWNPSATDRAAGRVPGFGVITNIINGGIECFHGYDERVEDRIGFYKRYCNIFGIGYGDNLDCYKQRPFA; encoded by the exons ATGGTCCTTACCT TGGTAGCAGTGCTAGCCACGGCGGCCATGGTTATCGCATGTGCACGCGCTGTGCAGTGCGGCTCGCAGGCTGGCGGGGCGACATGCCCAAACTGCCTCTGTTGTAGCCACTTCGGCTGGTGCGGCTCCACACCGGAATACTGTGGCGATGGTTGCCAGAGCCATTGCTCTGGCTGCGGCAGCACGCCTGTCACACCCTACCCCTTCGGTGGTGTGTCCTCCATCGTCTCCCGCTCCCTTTTCAACCAAATTCTCCTCCACCGTAATGACCCAGCATGCCAGGCCAAGGGCTTCTACACATATGACGCCTTcatcgctgccgccgctgccttccCTGGCTTTGGTACCACTGGTGGCATCGCCACCCGGAAGCGCGAGATAGCTGCCTTCCTAGCGCAGACCTCCCATGAGACCACTGGCGGATGGCCCACAGCCCCGAATGGGCCCTACACATGGGGCTACTGCTACAAGCACGAGCGCACTACCTCCAGCTACTGCACCCCAAGCGAGCAGTGGCCATGTGCCCCTCGAAGGCGCTACTATGGCCGCGGGCCCATCCAGCTAACTCACAACTACAACTACGGGCAGGCAGGACGGGCCATTGGGGCTGACCTGTTGGGCAACCCGAACTTGGTGGTCGTGAATCCAACCGTGTCTTTTGAGACGGCGATGTGGTTCTGGATGACGGAGCAACCGCCCAAGCCTTCGAGCCATGCAGTGATCACaggacaatggaacccgtcggcgaCGGACCGTGCTGCGGGGCGGGTGCCTGGGTTCGGCGTGATCACCAACATCATCAATGGCGGGATCGAGTGCTTTCACGGGTATGATGAACGTGTTGAGGACCGAATCGGATTTTACAAACGCTACTGCAACATCTTTGGTATCGGCTATGGTGACAACCTGGACTGCTACAAACAGAGGCCCTTTGCCTAA
- the LOC119332166 gene encoding 26 kDa endochitinase 2-like isoform X1, with product MRPLAVVAVLATAAMVIACARGGVSSIVSRSLFNQILLHRNDPACQAKGFYTYDAFIAAAAAFPGFGTTGGIATRKREIAAFLAQTSHETTGGWPTAPNGPYTWGYCYKHERTTSSYCTPSEQWPCAPRRRYYGRGPIQLTHNYNYGQAGRAIGADLLGNPNLVVVNPTVSFETAMWFWMTEQPPKPSSHAVITGQWNPSATDRAAGRVPGFGVITNIINGGIECFHGYDERVEDRIGFYKRYCNIFGIGYGDNLDCYKQRPFA from the exons ATGAGACCGCTCGCAGTGGTAGCAGTGCTAGCCACGGCGGCCATGGTTATCGCATGTGCACG CGGTGGTGTGTCCTCCATCGTCTCCCGCTCCCTTTTCAACCAAATTCTCCTCCACCGTAATGACCCAGCATGCCAGGCCAAGGGCTTCTACACATATGACGCCTTcatcgctgccgccgctgccttccCTGGCTTTGGTACCACTGGTGGCATCGCCACCCGGAAGCGCGAGATAGCTGCCTTCCTAGCGCAGACCTCCCATGAGACCACTGGCGGATGGCCCACAGCCCCGAATGGGCCCTACACATGGGGCTACTGCTACAAGCACGAGCGCACTACCTCCAGCTACTGCACCCCAAGCGAGCAGTGGCCATGTGCCCCTCGAAGGCGCTACTATGGCCGCGGGCCCATCCAGCTAACTCACAACTACAACTACGGGCAGGCAGGACGGGCCATTGGGGCTGACCTGTTGGGCAACCCGAACTTGGTGGTCGTGAATCCAACCGTGTCTTTTGAGACGGCGATGTGGTTCTGGATGACGGAGCAACCGCCCAAGCCTTCGAGCCATGCAGTGATCACaggacaatggaacccgtcggcgaCGGACCGTGCTGCGGGGCGGGTGCCTGGGTTCGGCGTGATCACCAACATCATCAATGGCGGGATCGAGTGCTTTCACGGGTATGATGAACGTGTTGAGGACCGAATCGGATTTTACAAACGCTACTGCAACATCTTTGGTATCGGCTATGGTGACAACCTGGACTGCTACAAACAGAGGCCCTTTGCCTAA